DNA sequence from the Methanofollis formosanus genome:
CGCACACAGAAAGCATAAAGATTGTTTCCTTGCTCTCTCCTGCCGGGGGGAGACCCCCCGGACCCCCCACGACGAAGATAGGGGCGGCAACAATATCTTGAACGACACCGTGTTTCAAAAACGTCTTCCACTCACCGATCAAGGCCAGAGAAGTTTTGGGATGACCTCATAGTAATTCAGCATGAGACGAGAGGACGCCTCAAGCATACCCGATAAAAATCTCAATCCATCGCCGTCCCCGCCCAATCTTCTCGCGAGACGGCGGGAAAGATGCTGCGATGAGGGGGGCACATCGGATCATCACGCCTTCCAGCACCATACGCGCCGGGGGCTCTGCCCCCCGGACCCCCGGAGAGTCTCCATGTGGTATGATTGAGGTGCGTTTTCGGCTCATGCCCATTTCTCCACGCCCCCCTGCACTATCATTTATCCCTTGACGTGACGATTAACCGGATACTATGACAGGCAGGGTCTACTTTGCGGAGGCCGGGATCGGCCCGAGGCGGGAGAACACCCTCAATAAGATCAGACGACTCTTCGACGCCGCAGGGATCGCCTCGTGCATCGGCGACGGCGACCTGACGGCGATCAAACTCCACTTCGGAGAGTGGGGCAACGACACCCATATCAGACCGTTCTGGGTGCGGGAGGTGGTCGACAGGGTGCGGACAGCCGGGGGCAACCCCTTCCTCACCGATACCAACACCCTGTACTCCGGGATGCGGGAGAACACCGTCGACCACCTTACCACCGCACTCCGTCACGGCTTCGGGTACGAGGTGACCGGGGCGCCGCTGGTGATCGCCGACGGCATCAGGTCAGGGAACTGGCAGGAGGTCGAGATCAGGAAGAAGTATTTCGAGCAGGTGAAGATCGCCGGCGACATCCTGGACGCGGAGAGTATGGTCGTCCTCTCTCATGTGAAGGGACACGGGATGGCCGGGTTCGGTGGGGCGATCAAGAACCTGGCGATGGGGTGCGCCCCGGCCGCCGGGAAGATGGAGCAGCACCAGGGACTCTGCCCGGTCGTGGACGCCGACGCCTGCGAGGGGTGCTGGGCCTGCATCAATGCCTGTCCGAAAGGTGCCCTCGAAGGGGAGGACGAGACAGTGCGGGTGATAAAAGAACAGTGCATCGGCTGCGGTGAGTGCATGACCGTCTGCCCGACCGGCGCGCTCGACTTCGACTGGGAAAACGGTCTGGTGCCCTTCATGGAGATGATGACCGAATATGCCCTCGGCGCCGTGCAGGGGAAGGAAGGGAAGGTCGGGTACCTCAACTTCCTGGTGGACATCACTCCCGACTGCGACTGCTGCCCGTGGAGCGACTCGAGGATCGTTCCCGACATCGGGATCCTCGCCTCCACCGACCCGGTCGCCATCGATGCGGCAAGCTTCGATCTGGTCAATTCCAGGCCGGGGATCAGGGAGAGCCGTCTTCTCGGCAATTATGCGCCCGGCGAGGATAAGTTCAGGGGCGTTGCCCCGTACACCGACGGGATGCGGCAGGTGCGGTACGGCGAGGAGATCGGTCTGGGCACCGCCGACTATGAAATCATCACCATCTGAAGGCCCCGACCTCGCCGCCCTCAGGGAGGAGGAGGCCGGGCTTTTTGCGGCGGCGGCCAGCGGGATTTCCGGAGCACCGGGGGTGACCGCCCTCGACCGCCTCGTCCTCAGGGCCGGGCCCGGAGAAGGGGCGGCGGTGGCCGGCGAGGTTGCCGGGCTCACCGGCTACCGCCCGGCACGGGCGACCGAGGTCGACGGCCTCCTCACGATCGTCCTGGAGCGGCCGGGGTGTCCCCCCGTCCTGGTCAGGGAGGAGAGAACGGTCCGGAAAGGATCCGGATGTGCGGCGGCGGTGTTCAGGGTGCGCGATCTCCCCGCCTTCACCGCGGCATGTGCGGCCGCAGGTATCCCGTGCCGCCCGGCCGGTGCCGGAACGGTCGAGGCCGGTCGGCCGGAGCGCACCGGCGTGCGTTACCTCTTCACCACCGGCGGGATCCCTGCACCCGAAGGGCGAGAGGTTTCCCTCTCACTCAGCGTCCCTGACCGACCCTACCTCGCGGCCGCCGGATGCCCCGACCACCTGGCGATACGCCTCGACCCTCGCGACCGTGCGGCGGCGGTGCTTGAATGTCTCCACCTCACCGGCGGCGTCTTCGAGGGCTCGGAGTATGTCGTCCCCTTCCGCTCGGTCAACAGCGTGGTGCGGGTGAAAAATGCGAGCTTCGCTCTCAACTTCGTCTCAGGGACGATACCCGGCGCGGCCGATCCCTTCCTCGCCCGCTTCGGTCCCGGCGTCCACCACCTCGCCTTTGCGACCCGCGGCATCACGGCCGTCGCGGCTGGACTGGAAGAGGACGGCGTGGGGTTCGCCCTCCCACTTACGGGATCGCCGGCCGCCGGCGTCAGGCAGATGATGGCCGCCAGGTCGGAACTGACCGGGCTGATCGTCGAGTACATCGAACGCTTCGACGGGTTTGCAGGTTACTTCGATCCCGGCGCCACCGTACGGCTCTGAACCTCCTTCATTCGACAGGAGGTTCGCCTGCCATCGCCCGCACCACCAGGCCCCTGAGGTACACCACCTGGCCGTGCTCGGGACAGACCTCCAGGACGGCGTCGCAGGTCTCAAGCGCCCTCTCATACCGCCCGAGGAGATAAAGAGACCAGGCCGCGTTCTTGCGGGCATCCAGGTCGGTAGGGTCGAGTTCGATAGCCCGTTCAAAATTTTCGACCGCTTCCTCGTGCCGTTCCATCAGGGCGAGGACGATCCCGCGCATGAACCAGACCGCCTGGTTCTCGGGTTCGATCTCCGCCGCCCGGTTATAGGCGTTGAGGGCGCTGTGCAGGTGGCCCACCGCCTTCAGGGAACGGCCGAGGACATACCAGGCGTAGGCATACTCTGGGTCGATCGCGACCGCCCGGCGGGTGCTCTCGGCCGCATCCCAGAACCGGTCCACATAGTACAGGGCCATTCCCCGCCGCAACCAGACCTCGGGGAGGTCGGGATCGACGGCAAGCGCCCGGTCGAAGCAGGCGATCCCCTCGTCGGTCCGGCCGATCGCGGTCAGGACCATGCCTTTCCGGTACAGGGCTGCGGTATGGGCCGGCTCTTCTTTCAGGGCGGCGTCATACCTCTCCAGCGCTCCGGCATAGTCGCCCTGTTCCATCCGGGCGTCTCCTTCAGCGACCAGCCGCGCCGCACTCTCAACCAGCTGCTGCATGGGGCCGGGATCGCCTCGTCCCCTGATAAAAGATGTGGTGAAACGGGGGTTTCATCATCTCCTGACCCCAACCCTGATGATCAATGGACCTCCCCACAGTCATCCTCATCGCGGTCGGTCTGGCCATGGACGCCACCGCAGTCTCGGTCGCGGGCGGCGTCTCGGTCAGGGAAGGACGGGCCAGAACCGCCCTCACCCTCGCCCTCGTCTTCGGCGGGTTCCAGACCGGGATGACTGTCCTCGGCTGGTATGCCGGATCGGCCCTCGCCGGGTTCATCGGCTGGATCGACCACTGGGTCGCCTTCTTCCTCCTCCTCTTCATCGGCGGGAAGATGATCTACGAGGGTCTGAGGGGGGAGGACGGCGAACCGGTCGCTTTCGAGAAGCCGCTCGTCCTCCTGACCCTGGGCGTCGCCACCTCCATCGACGCCCTTGCCGTCGGCCTCTCCTTCGCCGTCCTCGGGTCGGCCGTGCTGGTGCCGGCGGCGATCATCGGGATCGTCAGCGCTCTCCTCTCGCTCGTCGGGTTCTGGTTCGGTGGAGTCTTTGGCGGCAGACACCGGGAGTGGGCCGAGGTCGTCGGCGGGGCGGTGCTGCTCTTCATCGGGGTGCGGATCCTCTTCGAGCACCTCTTCATCTGACCGGCCTGACACGCCGGCGCATCTTCTCGAAATAGCGCTGGTGATACTCCTCGGCCCGCCAGAACCGACCGGCGGGCGCGATCTCGGTGACGACCGGCCGCCGAAATCTCCCCGACTTCTCAAGTTTTTCTTTCTCGGCAAGGGCCAGGGCCCGCTCCTCCTCGTCGGTGAAAAAGACCGCCGAACGGTACTGGGTCCCGACGTCGGGCCCCTGCCGGTCAGGCGTCGTGGGGTCGTGGAGCGTCCAGAAGCGACGGAGGAGGTCGGCATAGGTGACCTGCCCGGGATCGTAGACAACCTCCACCGTCTCGGCATGCCCGGTCTTCCCGGTGCAGACCTGCCCATAGGTGGGGTGATCGGCTGTCCCGCCCATATACCCGACCGCGGTATCGACGACGCCAGGCACCTCCCTGAACGCCTCCTCCACTCCCCAGAAACACCCGGCCGCAAAGTATGCCCGCTTCAGGCTCATGCCCCCTCCTCTGCGGGAAGAGTGATAGTCCTTATGGGAGGAGACGCCATCTCCCTCCATGCACGCGGTCTGGCCCGACGATCCCGGCGAGGCTCTGGCTCTCCAGGCACGCCTCCGCCGCCGGGTCGTCGCCAGAGGTGCGCCTACACCCGCGCTGGTGGCAGGACTCGACGCCGCGTATTCCCGCGACGGCGCGACCGTCTACGGCGCCGCCGTCCTCTTTTCCTTTCCCGGACTGGAAGACGTCGACGAGGCCTGGACCGCGTGCGAGGCGAGGTTCCCGTACGTCCCTGGTCTCTTCGCCTTCAGGGAGGGGCCGGCCCTCTGCGCCGCCCTCGAACGGTTGGACCGGACCCCCGACCTCATCCTCGTCCACGGCCACGGCACCGCCCACCCGCGCCGGTGCGGGATCGCCTCGCACCTCGGCGTTCTCCTCGGCATCCCCTCCATCGGAGTCGCCGACCGTCTCCTCGTCGGGAAGGCCGGAGAACCAGGGGCGGAGAGGGGTGCCGCCGCCCCGGTGTGTTTCGAGGGCGAGGCAGTGGGGTGGGCGGTGCGGACCAGGACCGGCGCCCGCCCGGTCTATGTCTCCCCCGGCCACCTCGTCGGCCACGCCGCCGCGGTCGACCTGGTCCTTGCCATGTCTGTGGGGTACCGGCGACCCGAACCCCTCAGGGCCGCCCACCGCTGCGCCTCCGTGGCCAGGGCGGGCATGACCAAGCGTTGATATCGGGGCAGATCGTAGTGAGAACTATGGAGGCCGGGGAGAAGAAGGAGGAGAAACGCACCGAGACCCTGAAGGTGACCGGGATGCACTGCGCCACCTGCGCCGTCACCGTCGAGAAGGCCCTTCAAGAGACGAAGGGAGTGAGCAGCGCATCGGTGAACCTCGGGGCCGAACAGGCCTCGGTGGAGTACGACCCCTCCCTGGTCTCGCCGGCCGAGATCGAGCAGGCAGTGGCCGGGGCCGGGTACGGCGTCGTCACCGGCAGGGCGACCCTCAAGGTCGGCGGGATGATGTGCGCCACCTGCGTGAAGACGGTCGAGGCGGCGCTGCAGGCCCTTCCCGGCGTCCACACCGCGATGGTGAACCTGGGGGCCGAACGGGCCTATGTCACCTACAACCCCTCGGTCGTCGGCGTCCCTGAGATGAGGGCGGCGATCGAGGGCGCGGGATACCAGTATCTCGGGACGGAGGGTGAGGAGACCGGCGAGATCGAACGCAAAGCGCGGGAGGCCGACCTCAAAGACCGACTCAGGCGGACCGTCGTCGGTGCCGTCGCCTCGGCGGCCCTGATGGCGCTGATGTTTATTGCACCGGCGCTCCCGGTGGCGATGCCCTACGTCCTCCTCATCGTCGCCACCCCGCCGTTTCTCTACCTCTCCTGGCCGATCTTCCTGGCGGCCTGGCGGGCCCTGAAGAACCGGACCCTGAACATGGACGTGATGTACTCGATGGGCATCGGCGTCGCCTTCGGCGCCTCGGTGCTGGGCACCTTCGGGATCGTGCTCACCACCGACTTCCTCTTCTACGAGACGGCGGTGATGCTCGCCACCTTCCTCACCCTGGGCCGGTACCTGGAGGCCAGGGCGAAGGGACGTACCGGCGAGGCGATCGCCGCCCTCGTCCGTCTCAGGCCGAAGACCGCCACGGTGCTCGTCGACGGTGAACGGGTGGAGCGGCCCATCGACGAGGTGAAGCCCGGAGATGTCGTGCTGGTCCTGCCGGGTGCACAGGTGCCGGTCGACGGCGAGGTGAGGCGGGGGGAGAGTTATGTGGACGAGTCGATGGTCACCGGCGAACCGGTCCCGGTCGGGAAAGGGCCGGGCGGCAGCGTCGTCGGTGGGACGGTCAACGGCGACGGCGTGCTGGAGGTGACGGCGACACGGGTCGGGAGAGACACCGTCCTGGCCCAGATCATCAGGCTCGTCGAGGAGGCGCAGGGGACGCGG
Encoded proteins:
- a CDS encoding DUF362 domain-containing protein, yielding MTGRVYFAEAGIGPRRENTLNKIRRLFDAAGIASCIGDGDLTAIKLHFGEWGNDTHIRPFWVREVVDRVRTAGGNPFLTDTNTLYSGMRENTVDHLTTALRHGFGYEVTGAPLVIADGIRSGNWQEVEIRKKYFEQVKIAGDILDAESMVVLSHVKGHGMAGFGGAIKNLAMGCAPAAGKMEQHQGLCPVVDADACEGCWACINACPKGALEGEDETVRVIKEQCIGCGECMTVCPTGALDFDWENGLVPFMEMMTEYALGAVQGKEGKVGYLNFLVDITPDCDCCPWSDSRIVPDIGILASTDPVAIDAASFDLVNSRPGIRESRLLGNYAPGEDKFRGVAPYTDGMRQVRYGEEIGLGTADYEIITI
- a CDS encoding tetratricopeptide repeat protein; translation: MQQLVESAARLVAEGDARMEQGDYAGALERYDAALKEEPAHTAALYRKGMVLTAIGRTDEGIACFDRALAVDPDLPEVWLRRGMALYYVDRFWDAAESTRRAVAIDPEYAYAWYVLGRSLKAVGHLHSALNAYNRAAEIEPENQAVWFMRGIVLALMERHEEAVENFERAIELDPTDLDARKNAAWSLYLLGRYERALETCDAVLEVCPEHGQVVYLRGLVVRAMAGEPPVE
- a CDS encoding manganese efflux pump MntP family protein codes for the protein MDLPTVILIAVGLAMDATAVSVAGGVSVREGRARTALTLALVFGGFQTGMTVLGWYAGSALAGFIGWIDHWVAFFLLLFIGGKMIYEGLRGEDGEPVAFEKPLVLLTLGVATSIDALAVGLSFAVLGSAVLVPAAIIGIVSALLSLVGFWFGGVFGGRHREWAEVVGGAVLLFIGVRILFEHLFI
- the msrA gene encoding peptide-methionine (S)-S-oxide reductase MsrA, whose product is MSLKRAYFAAGCFWGVEEAFREVPGVVDTAVGYMGGTADHPTYGQVCTGKTGHAETVEVVYDPGQVTYADLLRRFWTLHDPTTPDRQGPDVGTQYRSAVFFTDEEERALALAEKEKLEKSGRFRRPVVTEIAPAGRFWRAEEYHQRYFEKMRRRVRPVR
- a CDS encoding endonuclease V is translated as MHAVWPDDPGEALALQARLRRRVVARGAPTPALVAGLDAAYSRDGATVYGAAVLFSFPGLEDVDEAWTACEARFPYVPGLFAFREGPALCAALERLDRTPDLILVHGHGTAHPRRCGIASHLGVLLGIPSIGVADRLLVGKAGEPGAERGAAAPVCFEGEAVGWAVRTRTGARPVYVSPGHLVGHAAAVDLVLAMSVGYRRPEPLRAAHRCASVARAGMTKR